The region TGCGGCCGCTGGTTGTAGGCGGCTCGGCGGACCGCGGCGATGCTGAGGTCCAGCGAGGGTGAAATCTCCTGGGTCCGCAGCGTCTCGACGTCACCGGCCACCGAGGCGGCCGAGTCGGCCTGGTCGAAGGCGGTGAGCACCAGCGCGGCCCGTTCGCGACCGAAGGTGGCCGAGCCGTCGGGCGCCGGGGTGGCGGCGTCCACCGGCTCGCCACCACAGCCGGTCAGCACGAGCAGCGCCATCGCGGCGGCGGCGAGCGGCATCACCGGCACCGGCGCGGCGGGAGTACGCGGGCTCCTGACGGATCTTCTGCCCAGCATCTCGTCCTCCATCCACCACCGGTCGACGGGAATCGCGCCCGATGCAGTCGAGTATGTGAGCGGCTGTCGGGTCACGCCGGGGGCGGCGCGGCCTCGTGCTGCCCGGCCCGTCGGCGTTGCACCGAACGACGTCATCCGGCGAGGATCACGGTCACCGATCGGTGTCACTGAGCCGGGCGACCCAGGCGACCAGACCGGATCGGGAGGCAACGCCCGCCTTGCGGTAGATCCGGGTCAGGTGCGCCTCCACGGTGCGGGGGCTGATGTTCAGTTGCCGCCCGATCAGTCGGCTGGTGGCCCCGGTCGCCGCCAGGCGTGCGATGTGCCATTCCCGGTCGGTCAGGGCGGCCACCTCGACCGGACCGACCGGGCGGGCCAGTCGAAGGCCAACCCGTTCCGTCCCACACCACCCCGCCAGTTCCAGAGCCCGACGGCGGGCCCGCGCCGCCCGGCCGGCCTGGTCGGCCGCTTCGGCCGCCCGGGCCAGGGAGGCCAGCGCAAGACTGCGCCGCAACGCCATCCCGCCGGCGCGGAACAGGTCGACCGCCGTTTCCAGGTGCCGCAACGCCGCCGGCACCTCGCCGCGGGCGAGCAGCACCTCGCCGTACGCCGACTCGGCGAAGCCCCGCTGGCCGGCGAGACCGATCTGATCCGCCTCGGCCATCGCCTGTCGCGCCTGCCGCTCGGCCTCGGTCACGTCGCCGGCGGCGAGCGCCGCCGCGCAGAGCAGCTCGAACCACATCGGCCGGAGGGTGGTCTGGAGGCGGCTCAGCCGGCTGTCGCCGCCGGCGGAGTGCACCAGCTCGGCACAGGTCGCCGGATCACCGGACAGCAGTGCCGCAGTCGCCAGCGCCAGTACGGCGGTACGACCACACCAGGTGGCGAGGTCGGTGGCGATGCCGACGGCACTGCGGGCCAGCGCCACCGCCCGGTCGTCGTCGCGAGGGCCACCACGCCAGGCCGTCGCCTCCGCTTCGAACGCCAGGGCGAAGCTCAGCAGGTGGTGGCTGCCGATGCGCCGGGCGACGATGCCCGCCTCGGTGGCCAGTCCGATGGCTGTGGTCAGCTGACCGCCGTGGTAGGCGACCTGACTGCGACCGAGTAGCAGCTGGCACAGCCCGTCGTCGCGGTGCGAGGCGCGGACGAGTGTCAGCCCTCGGTCGAGGTGCCGCGCCGCATCGGTCTGCCGTTCGAGGTACAACTCGGTCAGGCCGAGCGCGGTGAGGCAGTCGGGGTGGTCTCGCACGTCCCGGTCCGGCAACGCGTCGACGATCCGGACGCCCGCGTCGAGCAGGCCCCGGGCGTCGTCGAGTGCGCCGTCGTGCGCGGCAGCCAGGCTGCGGACGGCCAGCAGGCCGGCCCGGTCGGCGGGGCAGCCACCGAGGTCTCCACTGAGCGCGTCAGGCAGACCGGCGACGGGACGGCGGCCGGCCAGGATGCCGGCCACGCCGATCTCGGTGGCGAGTCGGTAGCCGACGCCGGGTGTGGTGCCGGCCGGCAGGGCCGCCAACTCGCGTCGGCTGATCGCCGCCGCTTCCGGGTAGTTGCCCAGCAGACGTTCCACGCGCGCCCAGAGAGCAACCGCCCGCGCCCGTCGTCCCTGCGGGTCGGCGGGGAACAGCGGCACGATCTCCTGGAGCAGCGCCCTGCTCTCGGCCAGGTTCCCGGCCTCGCCGGTGATCTGCGCGAGCGCGAGTGCCACGTCTCGGCGACGTTGCGTCGAGGCAGCCGTCGGCCGCAGCGCCCGCAGTGCCAGCCGCAGCCAGCGGATGGCCAGGTCTGGCGTCTCGCGGCGGATCTCCTGGGCGGCCTGGCAGAGCACGTCGACGCAGCGTTCGCCCCAGCGACCGTTCGGCAGGGCGAGCAGACGCTCCGCGTAGCGGGCCTGCTCGGCGGGTGGCGCGCCCAGCTCGACCATGGCGGTGAGCGCGCGCGCAGAAGCCTCCGCCCGCCACGCCGGGTCGGTGTCCTGCGCGACGGCCATCCGCAGCACCGGGTGCCGGAAGGCGAACCGTCCGGTGCCGGGTACGCGGCGGATCAGGTCGAGCCGGGCCAACCGCCAGCCGGCGTCGACCGCGAGCGACGTCGGCACCTGCGCGATCGCGGCGAGCAGGTCAGCGGCGAAGGGCGCGTCGACGACCGAGCCGGCCCGCAGGCAGGTCAGCTCGACGGACGGCAGGGCCGCCCACTCGCGACGCAGCACGGCCACCACGGCGTCGGACAACCAGGCATCCTGCGCTTCCCGGGGCGGGCCGGCGTGCTCCGGTGCGGGGCCGCCCGGCAGCGCCGCCAGGTAACCGGGGTTGCCGCCGGTGACGTCGTACCGAGCCCGCAGCTCCGCCTGGTCGACGTGGGGGTGCAGAGGCGCGACCTCGGTGAGGCTGAGCGGGTCGAGCTCGATCCGCTCGTGTGCCGTCGGCTCCGCATCGGCCTCGTCCCGGGAATCCGGGGGACCGAACGGCATCGGGGTCGCCATCTGCCGCGGGCGGTAGACGAGCACGAGCAGCAGGGGTGCGGGCACCGGATAGCGCAGCAGGTGGGCGATCAGGCCGGCGGAGGAGGCATCCGCCCAGTGCAGGTCGTCGAGGACCAGGGTCAGACCGTCCCGGGCGGCCAGGCCGACCAGCCGACGGGCCAGTTGATAGGTACGGAACCGCTGGGCGTCCGACGCCCGTGCCGGACCCGGTGGCGCCGCAGCCGTGGACTCCGACCAGGTCTGCTCGGTGAACCGCCCCAGGCGCAGCCCGCGTCGGAGTGGCTCCCCCTCCGTGAAGGCGTGTCGGAACACGTGGAAGGGAACACCTCGCTCGTCCGGCGCGCAGGTCCCGATGGCCCAGGGAACGGCGGGAACGCACCGGGTCAGGGCCTCGCGGACGAACCGGGTCTTGCCGATGCCCGGCTCCCCGACCACCTCGCAAACCATCTGCTGGCCGCGGCTCAGCGCCGCGGCCTGGGCTCTCGCGATACGCGCCAACTGTGGTCGCCGCCCGACGAAGCGCAGCCCTGTTGACGCATTCTCCAGCCCAGATGTCATCACTCAGATCAGACACTTTCCGGAACACTCAAAGGGGGAATGGTCGCACTATACCCGAGCGCCATCGAGTATCGAAGATGTCAGGTCTTATTCCATCAGCCGACGGAGATGCAGGTTCTTTCCGGGCTTG is a window of Micromonospora sp. WMMD961 DNA encoding:
- a CDS encoding LuxR family transcriptional regulator, which encodes MTSGLENASTGLRFVGRRPQLARIARAQAAALSRGQQMVCEVVGEPGIGKTRFVREALTRCVPAVPWAIGTCAPDERGVPFHVFRHAFTEGEPLRRGLRLGRFTEQTWSESTAAAPPGPARASDAQRFRTYQLARRLVGLAARDGLTLVLDDLHWADASSAGLIAHLLRYPVPAPLLLVLVYRPRQMATPMPFGPPDSRDEADAEPTAHERIELDPLSLTEVAPLHPHVDQAELRARYDVTGGNPGYLAALPGGPAPEHAGPPREAQDAWLSDAVVAVLRREWAALPSVELTCLRAGSVVDAPFAADLLAAIAQVPTSLAVDAGWRLARLDLIRRVPGTGRFAFRHPVLRMAVAQDTDPAWRAEASARALTAMVELGAPPAEQARYAERLLALPNGRWGERCVDVLCQAAQEIRRETPDLAIRWLRLALRALRPTAASTQRRRDVALALAQITGEAGNLAESRALLQEIVPLFPADPQGRRARAVALWARVERLLGNYPEAAAISRRELAALPAGTTPGVGYRLATEIGVAGILAGRRPVAGLPDALSGDLGGCPADRAGLLAVRSLAAAHDGALDDARGLLDAGVRIVDALPDRDVRDHPDCLTALGLTELYLERQTDAARHLDRGLTLVRASHRDDGLCQLLLGRSQVAYHGGQLTTAIGLATEAGIVARRIGSHHLLSFALAFEAEATAWRGGPRDDDRAVALARSAVGIATDLATWCGRTAVLALATAALLSGDPATCAELVHSAGGDSRLSRLQTTLRPMWFELLCAAALAAGDVTEAERQARQAMAEADQIGLAGQRGFAESAYGEVLLARGEVPAALRHLETAVDLFRAGGMALRRSLALASLARAAEAADQAGRAARARRRALELAGWCGTERVGLRLARPVGPVEVAALTDREWHIARLAATGATSRLIGRQLNISPRTVEAHLTRIYRKAGVASRSGLVAWVARLSDTDR